Proteins encoded within one genomic window of Felis catus isolate Fca126 chromosome C1, F.catus_Fca126_mat1.0, whole genome shotgun sequence:
- the LRRC42 gene encoding leucine-rich repeat-containing protein 42, producing MSYYLNSENHLDPGPIYVRENGQLHMVNLALDGVKSSLQKPRPFRLFPKGFSVELCMNREDDTAQKEKTDHFIFTYTREGNLRYSAKSLFSLVLGFISDNVDHIDSLIGFPEQIAEKLFSAAEARQKFTEPGAGLRALQKFTEAYGSLVLCSLCLRNRYLVISEKLEEIKSFRELTCLDLSCCKLGDEHELLEHLTNEALSSVTQLHLKDNCLSDAGVRKMTAPVRVMKRGLENLTLLDLSCNPEITDAGIGYLFSFRKLNCLDISGTGLKDIKAIKHKLQTHIGLVHSKVPLKEFDHSNCKTEGWADQIVLQWERVTSEAVKPRETGEPRTAAQHFYGKRARTEAPVKCALADTHMNSSEKLQFYKEKAPDCHGPLLKREAVSSQESKKSKKRAFEEPEKEQSNSSQSSKQKYVCLAVEDWDLLNSY from the exons ATGTCTTACTACCTCAACTCAGAAAACCACCTGGACCCAGGACCTATCTATGTACGAGAAAACGGTCAGCTACACATGGTCAATCTGGCCTTGGATGGTGTCAAGAGTAGCCTGCAGAAGCCAAGGCCTTTCAGACTGTTTCCCAAAGGCTTCTCTGTGGAGCTTTGCATGAACAGGGAAGATGATACTGCACAGAAAGAGAAGACTGATCATTTCATCTTTACATATACCCGGGAGGGGAATCTTCGGTACTCTGCCAAATCTCTCTTCAGCCTCGTCCTGGGCTTTATCTCCGACAATGTTGATCATATTGATTCCCTTATTGGCTTTCCTGAGCAGATTGCTGAAAAGCTGTTCTCTGCTGCAGAAGCCAGACAGAAATTCACAGAGCCAGGTGCAGGGCTGAGGGCTTTACAGAAATTCACTGAGGCCTATGGAAGTCTGGTGCTTTGTTCCCTGTGTTTGCGAAACAG ATACCTGGTGATTTCAGAAAAACTTGAGGAGATTAAGTCTTTCCGGGAGCTGACCTGCCTGGATCTTTCCTGTTGCAAGCTTGGAGATGAGCATGAACTTCTAGAACATCTCACCAATGAGGCCCTGTCTAG TGTAACTCAACTCCACCTGAAGGATAATTGTTTATCTGATGCCGGGGTGCGGAAAATGACAGCACCAGTTCGAGTGATGAAAAGAGGCCTTGAAAATCTAACATTATTAGACTTATCTT GTAATCCTGAGATCACAGATGCGGGCATTGGATACCTCTTCTCTTTTAGAAAACTAAACTGTTTAGATATTTCTGGGACAGGGCTCAAG GACATCAAAGCCATCAAACACAAGCTCCAGACTCACATAGGCCTTGTCCACTCCAAAGTGCCTTTGAAGGAATTTGATCACAGTAACTGCAAGACAGAGGGCTGGGCTGACCAG ATTGTTCTGCAATGGGAGCGTGTGACTTCAGAAGCTGTGAAGCCACGAGAAACCGGGGAGCCTCGAACAGCAGCTCAACACTTCT ATGGCAAGCGGGCTCGAACAGAAGCCCCTGTGAAGTGTGCCCTGGCAGATACCCACATGAACTCTTCTGAGAAACTCCAGTTCTATAAAGAGAAAGCCCCAGACTGCCATGGGCCACTATTGAAGCGCGAAGCTGTCTCAAGCCAGGAGTCAAAGAAGAGCAAGAAGAGAGCTTTTGAAGAGCCAGAGAAGGAACAGAGCAACTCTTCACAGTCTTCAAAGCAGAAATACGTGTGTCTTGCTGTGGAAGACTGGGACTTGTTAAATTCCTACTGA